A single genomic interval of Pseudorca crassidens isolate mPseCra1 chromosome 19, mPseCra1.hap1, whole genome shotgun sequence harbors:
- the ADAM11 gene encoding disintegrin and metalloproteinase domain-containing protein 11 isoform X3: MRRLRRWAFAALLLLLPLLPSPGVGTRGPAGALRWRVSPPLGGLEAPEVTEPSRLVGESSGGEVRKQQLDTRVRQEPPGGPPVHLAQVSFVIPAFNSNFTLDLELNHHLLSSQYVERHFSREGPTQHSTGAGDHCYYQGRLRGNPNSFAALSTCQGLHGVFSDGNFTYIMEPHEVARPQETLQGPLPHLIYRTPLLPAPLGCREPGCLFAAPAHSASPNRPRLRRKRQVRRGHPTVHSETKYVELIVINDHQLFEQMRQSVVLTSNFAKSVVNLADVMYKEQLNTRIVLVAMETWADGDKIQVQDDLLETLARLMVYRREGLPEPSDATHLFSGRTFQSTSSGAAYVGGICSLSRGGGVNEYDNMGAMAVTLAQTLGQNLGMMWNKHRSSAGDCKCPDNWLGCIMEDTGFYLPRKFSRCSIDEYNQFLQEGGGSCLFNKPLKLLDPPECGNGFVEAGEECDCGSVQECSRAGGNCCKKCTLTHDAMCSDGLCCRRCKYEPRGVSCREAVNECDIAETCTGDSSQCPPNLHKLDGYYCDHEQGRCYGGRCKTRDRQCQALWGHAAADRFCYEKLNVEGTERGNCGRKGSGWVQCNKQGGHVQLADGSDLSYVEDGTACGPNMLCLDHRCLPASAFNFSTCPGSGEHRICSHHGVCSNEGKCICQPDWTGKDCSIHNPLPTSLPTGETERYKGPSGTNIIIGSIAGAVLVAAIVLGGTGWGFKNIRRGRYDPTQQGAV; this comes from the exons ATGAGGCGGCTGCGGCGCTGGGCGTTCGcggcgctgctgctgctgctgccgctgctccCCTCGCCCG GTGTGGGGACCCGGGGTCCCGCCGGAGCTCTGCGCTGGAGGGTCTCTCCCCCGTTGGGGGGCCTGGAAGCCCCGGAGGTCACAGAGCCCAGCCGTCTGGTGGGGGAGAGCTCCGGGGGAGAGGTCCGAAAGCAGCAGTTGGACACCAGGGTCCGCCAGGAGCCTCCTGGTGGCCCG CCTGTCCACCTGGCCCAGGTGAGTTTCGTCATCCCAGCCTTCAACTCAAACTTCACTCTGGACCTGGAGCTGAACCA TCACCTTCTCTCTTCGCAATATGTGGAGCGCCACTTCAGCCGGGAGGGGCCCACCCAGCACAGCACC GGGGCTGGAGACCACTGCTACTACCAGGGGAGGCTCCGAGGGAACCCGAACTCCTTTGCTGCCCTCTCCACCTGCCAGGGGCTGCA CGGGGTCTTCTCTGACGGGAACTTCACCTACATCATGGAGCCCCACGAGGTGGCCAGGCCTCAGGAAACCCTCCAG GGACCCCTTCCCCACCTCATTTACCGgacccctctcctcccagcccccctcGGATGCAGGGAACCAG GCTGCCTGTTTGCTGCCCCTGCCCATTCTGCTTCTCCGAACCGACCAAGGCTGAGAAGGAAAAGGCAG GTCCGCAGGGGCCACCCTACAGTGCACAGTGAGACCAAGTATGTGGAGCTGATTGTGATCAACGACCACCAGCTG TTTGAGCAGATGCGACAGTCGGTGGTCCTCACCAGCAACTTTGCCAAGTCCGTGGTGAACCTGGCAGATGTG ATGTACAAGGAACAGCTGAATACCCGCATCGTGCTGGTTGCCATGGAAACGTGGGCAGATGGGGACAAGATCCAGGTGCAGGATGACCTCCTGGAGACCCTGGCCCGGCTCATGGTCTACCGGCGGGAGGGCCTGcctgagcccagtgatgccaccCACCTCTTCTC GGGCAGAACTTTCCAGAGCACCAGCAGTGGCGCTGCCTACGTGGGGGGCATCTGCTCGCTGtccaggggtgggggtgtgaaCGAG TATGACAACATGGGGGCCATGGCGGTGACCTTGGCCCAGACGCTGGGGCAGAACCTGGGCATGATGTGGAATAAACACCGGAGCTCGGCAG GGGACTGCAAATGTCCGGACAACTGGCTGGGTTGCATCATGGAGGACACTGG GTTCTACCTACCCCGCAAGTTCTCGCGCTGTAGCATCGACGAGTATAACCAGTTTCTGCAGGAGGGCGGCGGGAGCTGCCTCTTCAACAAGCCCCTCAAG CTCCTGGACCCGCCTGAGTGCGGGAACGGCTTCGTGGAGGCGGGGGAGGAGTGCGACTGCGGCTCGGTGCAG GAGTGCAGCCGCGCGGGCGGGAACTGTTGCAAGAAATGCACCCTGACTCACGACGCCATGTGCAGCGACGGGCTCTGCTGTCGCCGCTGCAAG TACGAGCCGCGGGGTGTGTCCTGTCGAGAGGCCGTGAACGAATGCGACATCGCGGAGACCTGCACCGGGGACTCGAGCCAG TGTCCCCCCAACCTGCACAAGCTGGATGGTTACTACTGTGATCACGAACAG GGCCGCTGCTACGGAGGTCGCTGCAAAACCCGGGACCGGCAGTGCCAGGCCCTTTGGGGCCATG CGGCTGCTGATCGCTTCTGTTACGAGAAGCTGAACGTGGAGGGGACAGAACGTGGGAACTGTGGGCGCAAGGGGTCAGGCTGGGTCCAGTGCAATAAACA GGGTGGCCACGTGCAGCTGGCCGATGGTTCAGACCTGAGCTACGTAGAGGATGGCACAGCCTGCGGGCCCAACATGCTGTGCCTGGACCATCGCTGCCTGCCAGCCTCTGCCTTCAACTTCAGCACCTGCCCTGGCAGCGGGGAGCACCGGATCTGCTCCCACCACGGG GTCTGCAGCAATGAAGGGAAATGCATCTGTCAGCCAGACTGGACGGGCAAGGACTGCAGTATCCACAACCCCCTGCCCACGTCTCTGCCCACAGGGGAGACGGAGAGATATAAGG GTCCCAGCGGCACCAACATCATCATCGGCTCCATCGCCGGGGCTGTCCTGGTTGCAGCCATCGTCCTGGGCGGCACGGGCTGGGGATTTAA AAACATCCGCCGAGGAAGGTATGACCCGACCCAGCAGGGGGCAGTGTGA
- the ADAM11 gene encoding disintegrin and metalloproteinase domain-containing protein 11 isoform X1 gives MRRLRRWAFAALLLLLPLLPSPGVGTRGPAGALRWRVSPPLGGLEAPEVTEPSRLVGESSGGEVRKQQLDTRVRQEPPGGPPVHLAQVSFVIPAFNSNFTLDLELNHHLLSSQYVERHFSREGPTQHSTGAGDHCYYQGRLRGNPNSFAALSTCQGLHGVFSDGNFTYIMEPHEVARPQETLQGPLPHLIYRTPLLPAPLGCREPGCLFAAPAHSASPNRPRLRRKRQVRRGHPTVHSETKYVELIVINDHQLFEQMRQSVVLTSNFAKSVVNLADVMYKEQLNTRIVLVAMETWADGDKIQVQDDLLETLARLMVYRREGLPEPSDATHLFSGRTFQSTSSGAAYVGGICSLSRGGGVNEYDNMGAMAVTLAQTLGQNLGMMWNKHRSSAGDCKCPDNWLGCIMEDTGFYLPRKFSRCSIDEYNQFLQEGGGSCLFNKPLKLLDPPECGNGFVEAGEECDCGSVQECSRAGGNCCKKCTLTHDAMCSDGLCCRRCKYEPRGVSCREAVNECDIAETCTGDSSQCPPNLHKLDGYYCDHEQGRCYGGRCKTRDRQCQALWGHAAADRFCYEKLNVEGTERGNCGRKGSGWVQCNKQDVLCGFLLCVNISGAPRLGDLGGDISSVTFYHQGKELDCRGGHVQLADGSDLSYVEDGTACGPNMLCLDHRCLPASAFNFSTCPGSGEHRICSHHGVCSNEGKCICQPDWTGKDCSIHNPLPTSLPTGETERYKGPSGTNIIIGSIAGAVLVAAIVLGGTGWGFKNIRRGRYDPTQQGAV, from the exons ATGAGGCGGCTGCGGCGCTGGGCGTTCGcggcgctgctgctgctgctgccgctgctccCCTCGCCCG GTGTGGGGACCCGGGGTCCCGCCGGAGCTCTGCGCTGGAGGGTCTCTCCCCCGTTGGGGGGCCTGGAAGCCCCGGAGGTCACAGAGCCCAGCCGTCTGGTGGGGGAGAGCTCCGGGGGAGAGGTCCGAAAGCAGCAGTTGGACACCAGGGTCCGCCAGGAGCCTCCTGGTGGCCCG CCTGTCCACCTGGCCCAGGTGAGTTTCGTCATCCCAGCCTTCAACTCAAACTTCACTCTGGACCTGGAGCTGAACCA TCACCTTCTCTCTTCGCAATATGTGGAGCGCCACTTCAGCCGGGAGGGGCCCACCCAGCACAGCACC GGGGCTGGAGACCACTGCTACTACCAGGGGAGGCTCCGAGGGAACCCGAACTCCTTTGCTGCCCTCTCCACCTGCCAGGGGCTGCA CGGGGTCTTCTCTGACGGGAACTTCACCTACATCATGGAGCCCCACGAGGTGGCCAGGCCTCAGGAAACCCTCCAG GGACCCCTTCCCCACCTCATTTACCGgacccctctcctcccagcccccctcGGATGCAGGGAACCAG GCTGCCTGTTTGCTGCCCCTGCCCATTCTGCTTCTCCGAACCGACCAAGGCTGAGAAGGAAAAGGCAG GTCCGCAGGGGCCACCCTACAGTGCACAGTGAGACCAAGTATGTGGAGCTGATTGTGATCAACGACCACCAGCTG TTTGAGCAGATGCGACAGTCGGTGGTCCTCACCAGCAACTTTGCCAAGTCCGTGGTGAACCTGGCAGATGTG ATGTACAAGGAACAGCTGAATACCCGCATCGTGCTGGTTGCCATGGAAACGTGGGCAGATGGGGACAAGATCCAGGTGCAGGATGACCTCCTGGAGACCCTGGCCCGGCTCATGGTCTACCGGCGGGAGGGCCTGcctgagcccagtgatgccaccCACCTCTTCTC GGGCAGAACTTTCCAGAGCACCAGCAGTGGCGCTGCCTACGTGGGGGGCATCTGCTCGCTGtccaggggtgggggtgtgaaCGAG TATGACAACATGGGGGCCATGGCGGTGACCTTGGCCCAGACGCTGGGGCAGAACCTGGGCATGATGTGGAATAAACACCGGAGCTCGGCAG GGGACTGCAAATGTCCGGACAACTGGCTGGGTTGCATCATGGAGGACACTGG GTTCTACCTACCCCGCAAGTTCTCGCGCTGTAGCATCGACGAGTATAACCAGTTTCTGCAGGAGGGCGGCGGGAGCTGCCTCTTCAACAAGCCCCTCAAG CTCCTGGACCCGCCTGAGTGCGGGAACGGCTTCGTGGAGGCGGGGGAGGAGTGCGACTGCGGCTCGGTGCAG GAGTGCAGCCGCGCGGGCGGGAACTGTTGCAAGAAATGCACCCTGACTCACGACGCCATGTGCAGCGACGGGCTCTGCTGTCGCCGCTGCAAG TACGAGCCGCGGGGTGTGTCCTGTCGAGAGGCCGTGAACGAATGCGACATCGCGGAGACCTGCACCGGGGACTCGAGCCAG TGTCCCCCCAACCTGCACAAGCTGGATGGTTACTACTGTGATCACGAACAG GGCCGCTGCTACGGAGGTCGCTGCAAAACCCGGGACCGGCAGTGCCAGGCCCTTTGGGGCCATG CGGCTGCTGATCGCTTCTGTTACGAGAAGCTGAACGTGGAGGGGACAGAACGTGGGAACTGTGGGCGCAAGGGGTCAGGCTGGGTCCAGTGCAATAAACA GGATGTGCTCTGTGGCTTCCTCCTCTGTGTCAACATTTCTGGAGCTCCTCGGCTGGGGGACTTAGGGGGAGACATCAGCAGCGTCACTTTCTACCACCAGGGCAAGGAGCTGGACTGCAG GGGTGGCCACGTGCAGCTGGCCGATGGTTCAGACCTGAGCTACGTAGAGGATGGCACAGCCTGCGGGCCCAACATGCTGTGCCTGGACCATCGCTGCCTGCCAGCCTCTGCCTTCAACTTCAGCACCTGCCCTGGCAGCGGGGAGCACCGGATCTGCTCCCACCACGGG GTCTGCAGCAATGAAGGGAAATGCATCTGTCAGCCAGACTGGACGGGCAAGGACTGCAGTATCCACAACCCCCTGCCCACGTCTCTGCCCACAGGGGAGACGGAGAGATATAAGG GTCCCAGCGGCACCAACATCATCATCGGCTCCATCGCCGGGGCTGTCCTGGTTGCAGCCATCGTCCTGGGCGGCACGGGCTGGGGATTTAA AAACATCCGCCGAGGAAGGTATGACCCGACCCAGCAGGGGGCAGTGTGA
- the ADAM11 gene encoding disintegrin and metalloproteinase domain-containing protein 11 isoform X2 has translation MRRLRRWAFAALLLLLPLLPSPGVGTRGPAGALRWRVSPPLGGLEAPEVTEPSRLVGESSGGEVRKQQLDTRVRQEPPGGPPVHLAQVSFVIPAFNSNFTLDLELNHHLLSSQYVERHFSREGPTQHSTGAGDHCYYQGRLRGNPNSFAALSTCQGLHGVFSDGNFTYIMEPHEVARPQETLQGPLPHLIYRTPLLPAPLGCREPGCLFAAPAHSASPNRPRLRRKRQVRRGHPTVHSETKYVELIVINDHQLFEQMRQSVVLTSNFAKSVVNLADVMYKEQLNTRIVLVAMETWADGDKIQVQDDLLETLARLMVYRREGLPEPSDATHLFSGRTFQSTSSGAAYVGGICSLSRGGGVNEYDNMGAMAVTLAQTLGQNLGMMWNKHRSSAGDCKCPDNWLGCIMEDTGFYLPRKFSRCSIDEYNQFLQEGGGSCLFNKPLKLLDPPECGNGFVEAGEECDCGSVQECSRAGGNCCKKCTLTHDAMCSDGLCCRRCKYEPRGVSCREAVNECDIAETCTGDSSQCPPNLHKLDGYYCDHEQGRCYGGRCKTRDRQCQALWGHAAADRFCYEKLNVEGTERGNCGRKGSGWVQCNKQDVLCGFLLCVNISGAPRLGDLGGDISSVTFYHQGKELDCRGGHVQLADGSDLSYVEDGTACGPNMLCLDHRCLPASAFNFSTCPGSGEHRICSHHGVCSNEGKCICQPDWTGKDCSIHNPLPTSLPTGETERYKGPSGTNIIIGSIAGAVLVAAIVLGGTGWGFKNIRRGRSGGA, from the exons ATGAGGCGGCTGCGGCGCTGGGCGTTCGcggcgctgctgctgctgctgccgctgctccCCTCGCCCG GTGTGGGGACCCGGGGTCCCGCCGGAGCTCTGCGCTGGAGGGTCTCTCCCCCGTTGGGGGGCCTGGAAGCCCCGGAGGTCACAGAGCCCAGCCGTCTGGTGGGGGAGAGCTCCGGGGGAGAGGTCCGAAAGCAGCAGTTGGACACCAGGGTCCGCCAGGAGCCTCCTGGTGGCCCG CCTGTCCACCTGGCCCAGGTGAGTTTCGTCATCCCAGCCTTCAACTCAAACTTCACTCTGGACCTGGAGCTGAACCA TCACCTTCTCTCTTCGCAATATGTGGAGCGCCACTTCAGCCGGGAGGGGCCCACCCAGCACAGCACC GGGGCTGGAGACCACTGCTACTACCAGGGGAGGCTCCGAGGGAACCCGAACTCCTTTGCTGCCCTCTCCACCTGCCAGGGGCTGCA CGGGGTCTTCTCTGACGGGAACTTCACCTACATCATGGAGCCCCACGAGGTGGCCAGGCCTCAGGAAACCCTCCAG GGACCCCTTCCCCACCTCATTTACCGgacccctctcctcccagcccccctcGGATGCAGGGAACCAG GCTGCCTGTTTGCTGCCCCTGCCCATTCTGCTTCTCCGAACCGACCAAGGCTGAGAAGGAAAAGGCAG GTCCGCAGGGGCCACCCTACAGTGCACAGTGAGACCAAGTATGTGGAGCTGATTGTGATCAACGACCACCAGCTG TTTGAGCAGATGCGACAGTCGGTGGTCCTCACCAGCAACTTTGCCAAGTCCGTGGTGAACCTGGCAGATGTG ATGTACAAGGAACAGCTGAATACCCGCATCGTGCTGGTTGCCATGGAAACGTGGGCAGATGGGGACAAGATCCAGGTGCAGGATGACCTCCTGGAGACCCTGGCCCGGCTCATGGTCTACCGGCGGGAGGGCCTGcctgagcccagtgatgccaccCACCTCTTCTC GGGCAGAACTTTCCAGAGCACCAGCAGTGGCGCTGCCTACGTGGGGGGCATCTGCTCGCTGtccaggggtgggggtgtgaaCGAG TATGACAACATGGGGGCCATGGCGGTGACCTTGGCCCAGACGCTGGGGCAGAACCTGGGCATGATGTGGAATAAACACCGGAGCTCGGCAG GGGACTGCAAATGTCCGGACAACTGGCTGGGTTGCATCATGGAGGACACTGG GTTCTACCTACCCCGCAAGTTCTCGCGCTGTAGCATCGACGAGTATAACCAGTTTCTGCAGGAGGGCGGCGGGAGCTGCCTCTTCAACAAGCCCCTCAAG CTCCTGGACCCGCCTGAGTGCGGGAACGGCTTCGTGGAGGCGGGGGAGGAGTGCGACTGCGGCTCGGTGCAG GAGTGCAGCCGCGCGGGCGGGAACTGTTGCAAGAAATGCACCCTGACTCACGACGCCATGTGCAGCGACGGGCTCTGCTGTCGCCGCTGCAAG TACGAGCCGCGGGGTGTGTCCTGTCGAGAGGCCGTGAACGAATGCGACATCGCGGAGACCTGCACCGGGGACTCGAGCCAG TGTCCCCCCAACCTGCACAAGCTGGATGGTTACTACTGTGATCACGAACAG GGCCGCTGCTACGGAGGTCGCTGCAAAACCCGGGACCGGCAGTGCCAGGCCCTTTGGGGCCATG CGGCTGCTGATCGCTTCTGTTACGAGAAGCTGAACGTGGAGGGGACAGAACGTGGGAACTGTGGGCGCAAGGGGTCAGGCTGGGTCCAGTGCAATAAACA GGATGTGCTCTGTGGCTTCCTCCTCTGTGTCAACATTTCTGGAGCTCCTCGGCTGGGGGACTTAGGGGGAGACATCAGCAGCGTCACTTTCTACCACCAGGGCAAGGAGCTGGACTGCAG GGGTGGCCACGTGCAGCTGGCCGATGGTTCAGACCTGAGCTACGTAGAGGATGGCACAGCCTGCGGGCCCAACATGCTGTGCCTGGACCATCGCTGCCTGCCAGCCTCTGCCTTCAACTTCAGCACCTGCCCTGGCAGCGGGGAGCACCGGATCTGCTCCCACCACGGG GTCTGCAGCAATGAAGGGAAATGCATCTGTCAGCCAGACTGGACGGGCAAGGACTGCAGTATCCACAACCCCCTGCCCACGTCTCTGCCCACAGGGGAGACGGAGAGATATAAGG GTCCCAGCGGCACCAACATCATCATCGGCTCCATCGCCGGGGCTGTCCTGGTTGCAGCCATCGTCCTGGGCGGCACGGGCTGGGGATTTAA AAACATCCGCCGAGGAAG GTCTGGAGGAGCCTAa
- the ADAM11 gene encoding disintegrin and metalloproteinase domain-containing protein 11 isoform X4, with the protein MQGTRLPVCCPCPFCFSEPTKAEKEKVRRGHPTVHSETKYVELIVINDHQLFEQMRQSVVLTSNFAKSVVNLADVMYKEQLNTRIVLVAMETWADGDKIQVQDDLLETLARLMVYRREGLPEPSDATHLFSGRTFQSTSSGAAYVGGICSLSRGGGVNEYDNMGAMAVTLAQTLGQNLGMMWNKHRSSAGDCKCPDNWLGCIMEDTGFYLPRKFSRCSIDEYNQFLQEGGGSCLFNKPLKLLDPPECGNGFVEAGEECDCGSVQECSRAGGNCCKKCTLTHDAMCSDGLCCRRCKYEPRGVSCREAVNECDIAETCTGDSSQCPPNLHKLDGYYCDHEQGRCYGGRCKTRDRQCQALWGHAAADRFCYEKLNVEGTERGNCGRKGSGWVQCNKQDVLCGFLLCVNISGAPRLGDLGGDISSVTFYHQGKELDCRGGHVQLADGSDLSYVEDGTACGPNMLCLDHRCLPASAFNFSTCPGSGEHRICSHHGVCSNEGKCICQPDWTGKDCSIHNPLPTSLPTGETERYKGPSGTNIIIGSIAGAVLVAAIVLGGTGWGFKNIRRGRYDPTQQGAV; encoded by the exons ATGCAGGGAACCAG GCTGCCTGTTTGCTGCCCCTGCCCATTCTGCTTCTCCGAACCGACCAAGGCTGAGAAGGAAAAG GTCCGCAGGGGCCACCCTACAGTGCACAGTGAGACCAAGTATGTGGAGCTGATTGTGATCAACGACCACCAGCTG TTTGAGCAGATGCGACAGTCGGTGGTCCTCACCAGCAACTTTGCCAAGTCCGTGGTGAACCTGGCAGATGTG ATGTACAAGGAACAGCTGAATACCCGCATCGTGCTGGTTGCCATGGAAACGTGGGCAGATGGGGACAAGATCCAGGTGCAGGATGACCTCCTGGAGACCCTGGCCCGGCTCATGGTCTACCGGCGGGAGGGCCTGcctgagcccagtgatgccaccCACCTCTTCTC GGGCAGAACTTTCCAGAGCACCAGCAGTGGCGCTGCCTACGTGGGGGGCATCTGCTCGCTGtccaggggtgggggtgtgaaCGAG TATGACAACATGGGGGCCATGGCGGTGACCTTGGCCCAGACGCTGGGGCAGAACCTGGGCATGATGTGGAATAAACACCGGAGCTCGGCAG GGGACTGCAAATGTCCGGACAACTGGCTGGGTTGCATCATGGAGGACACTGG GTTCTACCTACCCCGCAAGTTCTCGCGCTGTAGCATCGACGAGTATAACCAGTTTCTGCAGGAGGGCGGCGGGAGCTGCCTCTTCAACAAGCCCCTCAAG CTCCTGGACCCGCCTGAGTGCGGGAACGGCTTCGTGGAGGCGGGGGAGGAGTGCGACTGCGGCTCGGTGCAG GAGTGCAGCCGCGCGGGCGGGAACTGTTGCAAGAAATGCACCCTGACTCACGACGCCATGTGCAGCGACGGGCTCTGCTGTCGCCGCTGCAAG TACGAGCCGCGGGGTGTGTCCTGTCGAGAGGCCGTGAACGAATGCGACATCGCGGAGACCTGCACCGGGGACTCGAGCCAG TGTCCCCCCAACCTGCACAAGCTGGATGGTTACTACTGTGATCACGAACAG GGCCGCTGCTACGGAGGTCGCTGCAAAACCCGGGACCGGCAGTGCCAGGCCCTTTGGGGCCATG CGGCTGCTGATCGCTTCTGTTACGAGAAGCTGAACGTGGAGGGGACAGAACGTGGGAACTGTGGGCGCAAGGGGTCAGGCTGGGTCCAGTGCAATAAACA GGATGTGCTCTGTGGCTTCCTCCTCTGTGTCAACATTTCTGGAGCTCCTCGGCTGGGGGACTTAGGGGGAGACATCAGCAGCGTCACTTTCTACCACCAGGGCAAGGAGCTGGACTGCAG GGGTGGCCACGTGCAGCTGGCCGATGGTTCAGACCTGAGCTACGTAGAGGATGGCACAGCCTGCGGGCCCAACATGCTGTGCCTGGACCATCGCTGCCTGCCAGCCTCTGCCTTCAACTTCAGCACCTGCCCTGGCAGCGGGGAGCACCGGATCTGCTCCCACCACGGG GTCTGCAGCAATGAAGGGAAATGCATCTGTCAGCCAGACTGGACGGGCAAGGACTGCAGTATCCACAACCCCCTGCCCACGTCTCTGCCCACAGGGGAGACGGAGAGATATAAGG GTCCCAGCGGCACCAACATCATCATCGGCTCCATCGCCGGGGCTGTCCTGGTTGCAGCCATCGTCCTGGGCGGCACGGGCTGGGGATTTAA AAACATCCGCCGAGGAAGGTATGACCCGACCCAGCAGGGGGCAGTGTGA